Proteins encoded by one window of Enterococcus faecalis:
- a CDS encoding ABC transporter permease, which yields MFKETFSIFKNIFQNKKLLLQFSFNDFKAKYAGSALGIVWAFLTPLVTVLTYWFVFSVGLRSRAGDNMPFIVYLVTGMVPWFFFSDSLLSATNVFREYSYLVKKVVFNVQILPTSKILSNLYTHLFFILIGFVITTANGYYPSLYSLQLIYYLACLLVFLTAITWITASTQPFLPDIMQFINIIMQTVMWTLPILWQPTGMIATILKINPLYYIVQGYRESYLGGAWFWEHWQYSLYFWGVTIVLLLIGSTVFRRLKPHFSDVL from the coding sequence ATGTTTAAAGAAACATTTTCAATTTTCAAGAATATTTTTCAGAACAAAAAATTGTTATTACAATTTTCATTTAATGATTTTAAGGCCAAGTATGCTGGTTCAGCACTAGGAATTGTCTGGGCGTTTTTAACGCCATTAGTAACTGTTTTGACGTATTGGTTTGTCTTTTCTGTAGGCCTTCGTTCTAGAGCTGGCGACAATATGCCATTCATTGTCTATTTAGTAACAGGGATGGTACCTTGGTTCTTCTTTTCAGATTCGTTATTATCAGCCACGAATGTGTTTCGTGAATATAGTTATTTAGTTAAAAAAGTCGTGTTTAATGTACAAATTTTACCAACATCTAAAATTTTATCGAACTTGTACACCCACTTGTTTTTCATTCTAATTGGTTTTGTAATTACTACAGCTAACGGTTATTACCCAAGTCTGTACAGTTTGCAATTAATTTACTACTTAGCTTGTTTATTAGTCTTTTTAACAGCAATTACGTGGATTACTGCTTCAACACAACCATTTTTACCTGATATTATGCAATTTATCAATATCATTATGCAAACAGTTATGTGGACATTACCAATTTTATGGCAACCAACTGGAATGATTGCGACAATCTTAAAAATCAATCCATTATATTATATTGTTCAAGGATACCGCGAATCTTATTTAGGCGGTGCATGGTTCTGGGAACATTGGCAATATAGCTTATATTTCTGGGGAGTTACTATTGTTTTACTATTAATTGGCTCAACCGTGTTTAGACGCTTAAAACCACATTTTTCAGATGTACTATAA
- a CDS encoding ABC transporter ATP-binding protein produces the protein MSEYAIDIQHITKTYNMYKKPSDRFKEALSPTKKSYHDLFYALDDVTMQIKKGEMIGFVGENGSGKSTMLKIITGVLTPTSGSMVINGKISALLELGSGFNPEYSGYENIFLNGMVLGFSREEMEERVQDVIDFADIGDHLYQPVKTYSSGMFVRLAFAVAINVDPDILIVDEALAVGDLEFQLKCMEKFTEIKNSGKTILFVSHDVNSIRRFCDRTFWLQHGKVVEYGDTMDVTTNYENFLKKKSIKTVDREATMKDETPTPDIIEVDHAELLNADYEPLEMVTQDEKVIVKIEYTVKNDQIKKPVCGVAIRTVDNHYVCGLNTLLDGVQIPWKKGRNVFYLEYEKMSLLTGEYYFDIAFFEEHATVPLVYKTKYVTMFITGRYAGEGIVILDHKWKDTTKDEV, from the coding sequence ATGTCAGAATATGCAATCGATATCCAACATATTACCAAAACATACAACATGTATAAAAAGCCGTCCGATCGGTTTAAAGAAGCGCTTAGTCCAACCAAAAAATCCTACCACGATTTGTTTTATGCGTTAGACGATGTCACGATGCAAATTAAAAAAGGCGAGATGATTGGCTTTGTCGGCGAAAATGGTTCTGGAAAATCAACCATGTTAAAAATTATTACAGGAGTATTAACGCCAACCTCCGGGTCCATGGTGATTAATGGGAAAATTTCAGCGTTGCTTGAATTAGGTTCAGGTTTTAACCCTGAATATTCAGGATATGAAAATATTTTCTTAAATGGAATGGTCTTGGGTTTTTCCCGAGAAGAGATGGAAGAGCGTGTCCAAGATGTCATTGATTTTGCTGACATCGGCGATCATTTGTATCAACCAGTTAAGACATACTCTAGTGGTATGTTTGTCCGCTTGGCTTTTGCGGTAGCTATTAACGTGGATCCCGATATTTTAATTGTCGATGAAGCGTTGGCTGTCGGGGATTTAGAGTTTCAATTAAAATGTATGGAAAAATTTACGGAAATTAAAAATTCTGGTAAAACAATTTTATTTGTTTCTCACGATGTAAACTCCATTCGTCGTTTTTGTGACAGAACTTTTTGGTTGCAACACGGGAAAGTCGTTGAATATGGAGATACGATGGACGTGACGACCAACTACGAAAACTTTTTGAAAAAGAAATCAATTAAAACGGTTGACCGCGAAGCGACCATGAAAGATGAAACCCCAACACCAGATATTATTGAAGTGGATCATGCGGAACTTTTAAATGCGGATTATGAACCATTAGAAATGGTAACGCAAGATGAAAAAGTGATTGTAAAAATTGAATATACTGTCAAAAATGACCAAATTAAGAAGCCTGTTTGTGGGGTCGCTATTCGAACAGTGGACAATCATTATGTCTGTGGCTTAAATACGTTGTTAGATGGCGTGCAAATTCCTTGGAAAAAAGGACGGAATGTTTTTTATTTAGAATATGAAAAAATGTCATTATTAACAGGTGAATATTATTTTGATATTGCTTTCTTTGAGGAACATGCAACAGTCCCATTAGTCTACAAAACAAAATACGTGACGATGTTTATTACCGGTCGTTATGCCGGAGAAGGAATTGTCATCTTAGATCATAAATGGAAGGATACGACAAAAGATGAAGTATGA